One part of the Enterococcus sp. DIV1094 genome encodes these proteins:
- the pfkA gene encoding 6-phosphofructokinase, with protein MKRIGILTSGGDAPGMNAAVRAVVRKGIYEGLEVYGINYGFAGLVAGDIRRLDVADVGDKIQRGGTFLYSARYPEFGTEEGQLKGIEQLKKFGIEGLVVIGGDGSYHGAMALTKRGFPAVGVPGTIDNDIPGTDFTIGFDTAINTVLESIDRIRDTATSHVRTFVIEVMGRNAGDIALWSGVAGGADEIIIPEHDFDMAVVAKKIQDGRDRGKKHCLIILAEGVMGGNEFAEKLSEYGDYHTRVSILGHVVRGGSPTARDRVLASKFGAHAVELLQQGKGGLCIGIRDNDIVEADIIDTLENNKHQPDLSLYDLNNSLSF; from the coding sequence ATGAAACGCATCGGAATTTTAACTAGTGGTGGAGATGCTCCTGGGATGAATGCAGCAGTTCGTGCAGTCGTTCGTAAAGGTATATATGAAGGATTGGAAGTTTACGGGATCAATTATGGTTTTGCTGGACTAGTTGCCGGAGATATCCGTCGCCTAGATGTTGCAGACGTCGGTGATAAGATCCAACGCGGAGGAACATTCTTATACTCTGCACGTTATCCTGAATTTGGAACAGAAGAAGGACAATTAAAAGGAATCGAACAATTGAAAAAATTCGGTATCGAAGGACTTGTTGTGATCGGTGGCGATGGCTCTTACCATGGCGCGATGGCATTGACTAAACGTGGCTTCCCAGCAGTGGGTGTACCAGGTACGATCGACAACGATATTCCAGGAACTGATTTCACGATCGGTTTTGATACAGCGATCAACACAGTATTAGAATCAATCGACCGTATCCGTGACACAGCAACTTCACACGTTCGTACGTTTGTGATCGAAGTAATGGGTCGTAATGCAGGAGATATCGCTTTATGGTCAGGTGTTGCTGGTGGAGCAGATGAAATCATCATCCCTGAACATGATTTTGACATGGCAGTCGTTGCTAAAAAAATCCAAGACGGACGCGATCGCGGAAAAAAACATTGCTTGATCATTTTAGCTGAAGGCGTAATGGGCGGAAACGAATTTGCAGAAAAATTGTCAGAATATGGCGATTATCATACACGTGTATCGATCTTAGGACACGTTGTACGTGGTGGTTCACCAACTGCACGTGACCGTGTATTAGCAAGTAAATTCGGCGCACATGCTGTTGAATTATTGCAACAAGGTAAAGGTGGATTGTGTATCGGAATCCGTGACAACGACATCGTTGAAGCTGATATCATCGATACATTAGAAAACAACAAACACCAACCAGATTTATCATTATACGACTTGAACAACTCACTTTCTTTCTAA
- the pyk gene encoding pyruvate kinase — protein sequence MKKTKIVSTLGPASNSVETISKLIESGANVFRFNFSHGDHEEQLSRMVMVREAVKKTGKDVGILLDTKGAEIRTTVQGTTEEDFGRAGYIKFEVGDKTRISMDPEHVGSKEKIAVTYPGLFEDVHVGGHILFDDGLIDMEIIEKDEATRELVVEVKNAGMLGSRKGVNAPGVSISLPGITPKDADDIRFGLDNDIDFIAASFVRKAQDVLDIREILEEKDMTHVQIFPKIESQEGIDNIDEIIKVSDGVMIARGDMGVEIPTELVPMVQKRIIKKCNAAGIPVITATQMLESMQENPRPTRAEASDVANAVFDGTDATMLSGESANGDYPVEAVATMARIDQQAEMALSELGSFQLNEFDKTDVTETIGLSVARAAKNLGVKTIVAATESGYTAKMISKYRPDADILAVTFDERTKRGLMLNWGVYPTVAEKPSTTDEMFELAAKKAVELGFASEGDLILITAGVPVGERGTTNVMKIQMIGSKLLEAQGIGQQSLVANAVVASSAAEAIKKAKDGMVLVVPSTDKEYMPAIEKAAAVVVEEGGLTSHAAVVGIAQDIPVIVGAKDATSTIKDGELITVDARRGIVYRGETTAI from the coding sequence ATGAAAAAAACGAAAATCGTTAGTACATTAGGACCAGCCAGTAATTCAGTAGAAACTATTTCTAAATTGATTGAATCTGGAGCAAATGTCTTCCGCTTCAACTTTTCACATGGTGACCATGAAGAACAATTATCTCGTATGGTAATGGTTCGTGAAGCAGTTAAAAAAACTGGTAAAGATGTCGGTATCCTTTTAGATACAAAAGGTGCAGAAATCCGTACAACAGTTCAAGGTACAACTGAAGAAGATTTTGGCCGCGCAGGCTACATCAAATTTGAAGTAGGCGACAAAACACGCATCTCAATGGACCCTGAACATGTTGGTTCAAAAGAAAAAATCGCTGTGACTTACCCAGGTCTTTTTGAAGACGTACATGTAGGTGGACACATCTTATTCGATGATGGCTTGATCGACATGGAAATCATCGAAAAAGACGAAGCAACACGCGAATTAGTTGTAGAAGTTAAAAATGCAGGTATGCTAGGATCACGTAAAGGTGTGAATGCACCAGGCGTATCAATCAGTTTACCAGGTATTACACCAAAAGATGCTGACGATATCCGTTTCGGACTTGATAACGACATCGACTTCATCGCAGCAAGTTTTGTTCGTAAAGCGCAAGACGTATTAGACATCCGTGAAATTTTAGAAGAAAAAGACATGACACATGTTCAAATCTTCCCTAAAATCGAATCTCAAGAAGGTATCGACAACATCGATGAAATCATCAAAGTTTCTGACGGTGTGATGATCGCTCGTGGAGATATGGGTGTTGAGATCCCTACTGAATTAGTACCAATGGTGCAAAAACGTATCATCAAAAAATGTAACGCTGCGGGTATCCCAGTAATCACTGCAACACAAATGTTAGAATCAATGCAAGAAAACCCACGTCCAACACGTGCGGAAGCTTCTGACGTTGCGAATGCGGTATTTGACGGAACTGATGCAACAATGCTATCAGGTGAATCAGCAAATGGTGACTATCCTGTTGAAGCTGTTGCAACAATGGCTCGTATCGACCAACAAGCTGAAATGGCATTATCAGAATTAGGTTCATTCCAATTAAATGAATTTGATAAAACTGATGTGACAGAAACAATCGGTCTATCTGTTGCTCGTGCTGCGAAAAACTTAGGCGTTAAAACAATCGTTGCTGCAACTGAATCTGGTTATACAGCAAAAATGATCTCTAAATACCGTCCAGATGCTGACATCTTAGCTGTTACATTTGACGAACGCACAAAACGTGGTTTGATGCTTAACTGGGGTGTATATCCAACAGTTGCAGAAAAACCATCAACAACAGACGAAATGTTCGAATTAGCTGCGAAAAAAGCAGTTGAACTAGGCTTTGCTTCAGAAGGCGACTTGATCTTGATCACTGCTGGTGTACCAGTTGGTGAACGTGGAACAACAAACGTAATGAAGATCCAAATGATTGGTTCAAAATTGCTTGAAGCTCAAGGAATCGGACAACAATCTTTAGTAGCTAACGCTGTCGTTGCTTCATCAGCAGCAGAAGCAATCAAAAAAGCGAAAGACGGTATGGTATTAGTTGTTCCTTCAACAGACAAAGAATACATGCCTGCAATCGAAAAAGCAGCAGCAGTTGTTGTTGAAGAAGGCGGTTTGACTTCTCACGCAGCAGTTGTAGGGATTGCACAAGATATTCCTGTGATCGTTGGTGCGAAAGACGCAACTTCAACAATCAAAGACGGAGAATTGATTACTGTTGATGCTCGTCGTGGTATTGTATATCGCGGAGAAACAACAGCTATCTAA